The Phoenix dactylifera cultivar Barhee BC4 chromosome 17, palm_55x_up_171113_PBpolish2nd_filt_p, whole genome shotgun sequence genome contains a region encoding:
- the LOC103713172 gene encoding bromodomain-containing protein DDB_G0270170-like: MGTNNHVEPKRRKKKGRPSLLDLQKRSLRLQHQQEQKKNPNPNPNPNPYLRFPASSYSSPGRRATRRNLSPDPGADANAAPDDDEDDDDSTGRRKEKKLRFVLRIPAHGANSASDSDGAAAGARKRKIDALVADRDELERRNSASKATDPSQDSGPTTPLPDKKLLVFILDRLQKKDSYGVFSEPVDPNELPDYHDIIEHPMDFGTIRKKLSSGAYANLEQFEKDVFLISSNAMRYNARDTIYYRQARSIQELATKNFENLRQESDDNEPEPKPVRRGRPPSKKTVKQSVGRPPSDRVGSDFSPGATLASAGDNGHFSNLANDLSRRGSAVDKPRIADLPGGAYHLRNADTHSWISGHRTERNEDFSGSGMKNVSTKYGKKLSAIDENRRNTYKQPQLSTSVYEPAVLTALDGERKQLVPVGLHMEHAYARSLARFAANLGPIGWEIAAKQIQRALPRGMRFGPGWVGESEVPHQSRPLLSTSLLSAFQPKITSPTMTVSTAEPSNNLTAEGSQVITSVPLPALTCAVPSRPTNSTDRSEPAAVVNYGSLGNSGGVIQPKTLHQNAAIQPNVNGFNTSLVFNLPSHAGKVLRPSRPPGSSCPTEVMNTYAGAFGAVSRSNNSHINQAPLNQSNADKMVVRNPSSSSNSGSHFLGSGHSSQGPWRGLSNAKPGSVSPDLNVGFQSTGSPVPGVLVDSQHPDLALQL, from the exons ATGGGCACCAACAACCATGTAGAgccgaagaggaggaagaagaagggccgCCCTTCTCTCCTCGACCTCCAGAAACGTAGCCTCCGACTCCAACACCAACAAGAACAGAagaaaaaccctaaccctaaccccaaTCCCAACCCCTACCTCCGATTCCCCGCCTCCTCCTACTCCTCACCCGGCCGCCGCGCCACCCGCCGGAACCTGAGTCCCGACCCCGGCGCCGACGCCAACGCAGCCCCAGACGACGACGAGGATGACGACGATTCCACCggaaggaggaaagagaagaagctCCGTTTCGTCCTTCGCATCCCCGCCCACGGCGCCAATTCCGCCTCCGATTCCGACGGTGCCGCCGCCGGCGCAAGGAAGCGCAAGATCGATGCCTTGGTCGCCGATCGGGATGAG CTAGAAAGGCGGAATTCTGCCTCGAAAGCGACGGATCCTTCCCAAG ATTCCGGGCCCACGACTCCTTTGCCGGACAAAAAGTTGTTGGTTTTCATCCTGGATAGGCTGCAGAA GAAGGATAGCTATGGTGTTTTTTCGGAGCCTGTGGATCCAAATGAG CTTCCGGATTACCATGATATCATTGAGCATCCAATGGATTTTGGAACCATCCGGAAGAAGCTTTCAAGTGGAGCATATGCGAACTTGGAACAGTTTGAG AAAGATGTTTTCTTAATTAGCTCAAATGCAATGCGATACAATGCACGAGATACAATTTATTATCGACAG GCACGATCCATCCAAGAGCTTGCAACAAAGAACTTTGAGAATCTTAGACAAGAAAGTGATGATAATGAGCCAGAACCAAAGCCTGTGCGGAGAGGCAGGCCGCCAAGCAAGAAAACTGTCAAACAATCAGTCGGCAGGCCTCCTTCTGATCGTGTTGGTTCTGATTTCTCCCCTGGTGCAACACTTGCCAGTGCTGGAGATAATGGTCACTTCTCGAACTTGGCCAATGATTTGTCGAGAAGAGGGTCGGCGGTGGATAAGCCTAGGATTGCAGATTTACCTGGAGGAGCGTATCATCTTCGCAATGCCGATACTCATAGTTGGATCAGTGGGCATAGAACAGAGAGAAATGAAGATTTTTCAG GTTCTGGGATGAAGAATGTTTCAACGAAATATGGAAAGAAACTTTCTGCTATAGATGAAAATCGTCGCAATACATATAAGCAACCCCAGCTGTCAACCTCTGTGTATGAGCCAGCAGTCTTAACTGCATTGGACGGGGAGAGGAAGCAGCTGGTGCCA GTGGGTCTTCATATGGAGCATGCATATGCACGGAGCTTGGCTCGATTTGCTGCAAACCTTGGCCCCATTGGTTGGGAAATTGCTGCCAAACAGATTCAACGAGCGCTTCCTCGTGGGATGAGGTTTGGCCCTGGATGGGTTGGCGAAAGCGAAGTGCCACATCAATCTCGGCCACTACTTTCTACATCTCTGCTTTCTGCATTCCAACCAAAGATTACATCGCCCACCATGACAGTATCAACAGCTGAACCTTCCAATAACTTGACTGCTGAGGGAAGCCAGGTTATCACGAGTGTTCCACTACCGGCTTTGACATGTGCTGTGCCAAGCAGACCCACCAACTCCACAGATCGCTCAGAGCCTGCAGCAGTGGTTAACTATGGAAGCCTAGGGAATAGTGGTGGTGTTATTCAGCCCAAGACTCTTCATCAGAATGCAGCAATTCAACCTAATGTGAATGGTTTCAATACCTCTTTGGTGTTTAATCTGCCTTCTCATGCTGGAAAAGTGCTTAGACCATCCAGGCCACCTGGGAGCTCTTGTCCAACAGAGGTAATGAATACCTATGCTGGAGCTTTCGGTGCAGTTTCTAGAAGCAACAACAGTCACATCAACCAGGCACCTTTGAACCAATCAAATGCGGACAAGATGGTGGTGCGTAATCCAAGTTCATCGTCAAATTCTGGCAGTCACTTCCTGGGTTCTGGCCACAGTTCTCAAGGGCCATGGCGGGGCTTGTCGAATGCGAAGCCTGGTTCTGTCTCCCCTGATCTAAACGTTGGGTTCCAGTCAACGGGGTCACCAGTGCCAGGTGTTTTGGTAGATTCCCAGCATCCTGATTTAGCATTACAGCTATGA
- the LOC103701178 gene encoding LOW QUALITY PROTEIN: glycosyltransferase family 92 protein RCOM_0530710-like (The sequence of the model RefSeq protein was modified relative to this genomic sequence to represent the inferred CDS: deleted 1 base in 1 codon) yields the protein MRRGFTTSLLLIAIFVALIRSYVHLFGDLLLPYATLDGDDAGAPPPPPAAFPLNANLTQPLSHRPNFAVRELLRHPSARLSPPPPESILFPDWETLLVLPLHSAAIASAGNHRNLSCLFHNGAVSPAGFVGTLPTSPARAAFRCPIPSSIRRLRAFYTPRLIDPAAAAAAPESDGHDPQSEMIRWTRLAYEAVSTPTDIVVFAKGVNTRLGVNRPPSDLRCLFSSYASGDDAPVAATPAASSAQEVFRCPHPAATAIAAKSRTGEALRVSLEIAAEGIQIPSLANYPWPPVARRTTEGRALICACTMVRNVAKFLAEWIVYHSAIGVERFFLYDNGSDDGLHSVVGRLASDGFNISTRFWPWPKTQEAGFSHCATVNRDTCTWMAFIDVDEFIFSPAWAGSELPNRTMLGSLVAVRRNVGQVSMRCFDFGPSGLRAHPRDGVTQGYTCRRRKLERHKSLVRLDAVDDSLVNSVHHFELKTGFGTRRTGVSAARVYHYKYQAWEEFKVKFRRRVSAYTVDWTETVKLRSKDRTPGLGFEPVEPKGWANRFCEVKDSRLRDVNRKWFRVEGPNEDFRMAWEWDGRRERTRERERDSFS from the exons ATGCGACGGGGTTTCACGACGTCGCTTCTTTTAATCGCCATCTTCGTCGCCCTTATACGCTCCTACGTCCACCTCTTCGGCGACCTCCTACTCCCCTACGCCACCCTCGACGGCGACGACGCCGGCGCCCCGCCTCCTCCACCGGCGGCCTTCCCCCTCAACGCCAACCTAACCCAGCCACTCTCCCACCGCCCCAACTTCGCCGTCCGCGAGCTCCTCCGCCACCCGTCAGCCCGCCTCTCCCCTCCTCCGCCGGAGTCCATCCTCTTCCCCGACTGGGAGACCCTCCTCGTCCTCCCCCTCCACTCTGCCGCCATCGCCTCCGCCGGCAATCATCGAAACCTCTCCTGCCTCTTCCACAACGGTGCTGTCTCCCCCGCCGGCTTCGTCGGAACCCTCCCCACCTCCCCCGCCCGCGCTGCCTTCCGCTGCCCCATTCCCAGCAGCATCCGCCGCCTCCGCGCCTTCTACACCCCTCGCCTCATTgaccccgccgccgccgccgccgcccccgaaTCCGATGGCCACGATCCGCAGTCCGAGATGATCCGGTGGACCCGCCTCGCCTACGAAGCCGTTTCCACCCCCACCGACATTGTCGTCTTCGCCAAGGGCGTCAACACCCGCTTGGGCGTCAACCGCCCCCCTTCCGACCTCCGCTGCCTCTTCTCCTCCTACGCAAGCGGGGACGACGCCCCCGTCGCCGCCACCCCCGCCGCCAGCTCGGCCCAGGAGGTGTTCCGCTGCCCCCACCCCGCCGCCACCGCCATCGCCGCGAAATCAAGAACCGGCGAGGCCCTCCGCGTCTCCCTGGAGATCGCGGCCGAGGGCATCCAAATCCCCTCCCTGGCCAATTACCCCTGGCCACCTGTCGCCCGGCGCACAACTGAAGGCCGTGCGCTAATCTGCGCGTGTACAATGGTCCGCAACGTCGCCAAATTCCTTGCGGAGTGGATCGTCTACCACTCGGCGATCGGCGTCGAGCGATTCTTCCTCTACGACAACGGCAGCGACGACGGCTTGCACTCGGTGGTGGGCCGGCTCGCCTCGGATGGGTTCAATATCTCGACCCGGTTCTGGCCCTGGCCCAAGACCCAGGAGGCCGGCTTCTCCCACTGCGCCACCGTGAACCGGGACACCTGCACCTGGATGGCCTTCATCGACGTG GACGAGTTCATCTTCTCCCCGGCCTGGGCCGGGTCCGAATTACCCAACCGGACCATGTTGGGTTCCCTCGTGGCAGTCCGACGGAACGTGGGGCAGGTCTCAATGCGGTGCTTCGACTTCGGGCCGTCGGGTCTGCGGGCCCACCCGAGAGATGGCGTAACGCAAGGTTACACGTGCCGCCGTAGGAAGCTAGAGCGGCACAAGTCACTGGTGCGGCTCGACGCGGTGGACGACTCGCTGGTTAACTCGGTTCACCATTTCGAGCTGAAAACCGGCTTCGGGACGAGGCGGACCGGGGTTTCTGCGGCCAGGGTGTACCAttataagtaccaggcgtgggAGGAGTTTAAGGTGAAGTTTAGGAGGAGGGTTTCGGCTTACACGGTGGATTGGACGGAGACGGTGAAGCTGCGTTCCAAGGACCGGACACCCGGTCTGGGGTTTGAGCCGGTCGAGCCGAAGGGTTGGGCCAATAGGTTCTGCGAGGTTAAGGATTCCCGGCTCAGGGATGTGAACCGGAAGTGGTTCCGCGTGGAGGGACCCAACGAGGACTTTAGGATGGCGTGGGAGTGGGATGGCAGGagagagagaacgagagagagggagagagattcATTTTCTTAA